One Falsarthrobacter nasiphocae DNA segment encodes these proteins:
- a CDS encoding polyribonucleotide nucleotidyltransferase: MEGTDVQFTEAVIDNGRFGQRTIRFETGRLAKQAAGAALVTIDDDTTLLSATAIGKSPREGFDFFPLTVDVEERMYAAGRIPGSFFRREGRPSTDAILACRLIDRPLRPAFIKGLRNEVQVVVTVLAINPDELYDVVAINAASMSTTLTGAPFSGPIGGVRVALVTEDGANQWVAFPTHTQLKSAVFDMVVAGRVVGDDVAIMMVEAEATDDSWTLIKENGATAPTEEVVAEGLEAAKPFIRALCEAQAELARVAAKPAMELPTFGDYDDEILAAVEEKAGAELSRIFQIADKLEREAASDQLIQATIDELTGEGARFEGRGKEVSAAFNSVTKKTIRQRILRDQVRIDGRGLTDIRALSAEVEVLPRVHGSAIFERGETQIMGVTTLNMLKMEQQIDSLSPETSKRYMHNYNFPPYSTGETGRVGSPKRREIGHGALAERALVPVLPTREEFPYAIRQVSEALGSNGSTSMGSVCASTLSLLNAGVPLRAPVAGIAMGLVSDEVDGETRYAALTDILGAEDAFGDMDFKVAGTSEFVTAIQLDTKLDGIPASVLAAALTQAREARLHILDVLNQAIDAPDEMSEFAPRIISVKIPVDKIGEVIGPKGKVINQIQEETGADISIEDDGTVLIGATAGSSAEAARSAINAIANPQVPEVGERYLGTVVKTTTFGAFVSLTPGKDGLLHISELRKLAGGKRVDDVDDVVEVGQKIQVEITKIDDRGKLSLSPVVADEDAESTSDEA; this comes from the coding sequence CGGCGCCGCCCTCGTCACCATCGACGACGACACCACGCTTCTCTCGGCCACCGCCATCGGCAAGTCGCCGCGCGAGGGCTTCGACTTCTTCCCGCTCACGGTTGACGTCGAAGAGCGCATGTACGCCGCGGGCCGCATCCCGGGCTCGTTCTTCCGCCGCGAGGGCCGCCCCTCCACGGACGCGATCCTCGCGTGCCGCCTCATCGACCGCCCGCTGCGCCCCGCGTTCATCAAGGGCCTGCGCAACGAGGTCCAGGTCGTCGTGACGGTCCTCGCGATCAACCCTGACGAGCTCTACGACGTCGTCGCCATCAACGCGGCCTCGATGTCCACGACCCTCACGGGCGCCCCCTTCTCGGGCCCCATCGGCGGCGTGCGCGTCGCCCTCGTGACTGAGGACGGCGCGAACCAGTGGGTCGCGTTCCCGACGCACACCCAGCTCAAGTCGGCCGTGTTCGACATGGTCGTGGCCGGCCGCGTGGTGGGCGACGACGTCGCCATCATGATGGTCGAGGCCGAGGCCACCGACGACTCCTGGACGCTCATCAAGGAGAACGGCGCCACGGCCCCGACCGAAGAGGTCGTCGCCGAGGGCCTCGAGGCTGCCAAGCCCTTCATTCGCGCGCTCTGCGAGGCCCAGGCCGAGCTCGCCCGCGTTGCCGCCAAGCCGGCGATGGAGCTCCCGACCTTCGGCGACTACGACGACGAGATCCTCGCCGCCGTTGAGGAGAAGGCCGGCGCCGAGCTGTCCCGCATCTTCCAGATCGCCGACAAGCTCGAGCGCGAGGCTGCCTCGGACCAGCTCATCCAGGCCACCATCGACGAGCTCACCGGCGAGGGCGCCCGCTTCGAGGGCCGCGGCAAGGAAGTCTCTGCCGCCTTCAACTCGGTGACGAAGAAGACGATCCGCCAGCGCATCCTCCGGGATCAGGTCCGCATCGACGGCCGTGGCCTCACGGACATCCGCGCCCTGAGCGCCGAGGTCGAGGTCCTTCCCCGCGTGCACGGCTCCGCGATCTTCGAGCGCGGCGAGACGCAAATCATGGGCGTCACGACCCTCAACATGCTCAAGATGGAGCAGCAGATCGACTCCCTCTCCCCGGAGACGTCGAAGCGCTACATGCACAACTACAACTTCCCGCCGTACTCCACGGGCGAGACCGGCCGCGTGGGCTCGCCCAAGCGCCGCGAGATCGGCCACGGCGCCCTCGCCGAGCGCGCCCTCGTGCCGGTCCTTCCGACGCGCGAGGAGTTCCCCTACGCGATCCGCCAGGTCTCCGAGGCTCTCGGGTCCAACGGCTCCACGTCGATGGGCTCCGTCTGCGCCTCGACGCTCTCCCTCCTCAACGCGGGTGTCCCGCTCCGCGCGCCTGTCGCGGGCATCGCCATGGGTCTCGTCTCTGACGAGGTCGACGGCGAGACGCGCTACGCCGCCCTGACGGACATCCTCGGCGCCGAGGACGCGTTCGGCGACATGGACTTCAAGGTTGCCGGCACGAGCGAGTTCGTCACGGCCATCCAGCTCGACACGAAGCTCGACGGCATCCCCGCCTCGGTCCTCGCCGCCGCGCTGACCCAGGCTCGTGAGGCCCGCCTCCACATCCTCGACGTCCTCAACCAGGCCATCGACGCCCCGGACGAGATGAGCGAGTTCGCACCGCGCATCATCTCGGTCAAGATCCCCGTGGACAAGATCGGCGAGGTCATCGGCCCCAAGGGCAAGGTCATCAATCAGATCCAGGAGGAGACCGGCGCGGACATCTCCATCGAGGACGACGGCACCGTGCTCATCGGCGCCACGGCTGGCTCCTCCGCCGAGGCCGCGCGCTCCGCGATCAACGCGATTGCCAACCCGCAGGTCCCCGAGGTCGGCGAGCGCTACCTCGGCACGGTCGTCAAGACCACGACCTTCGGCGCGTTCGTCTCGCTGACGCCGGGCAAGGATGGGCTCCTGCACATCTCCGAGCTGCGCAAGCTTGCCGGCGGCAAGCGCGTTGACGATGTCGACGACGTCGTCGAGGTCGGCCAGAAGATCCAGGTGGAGATCACCAAGATCGACGACCGCGGCAAGCTCTCCCTCTCGCCCGTCGTGGCGGACGAGGACGCCGAGTCCACGTCCGACGAGGCCTAA